One stretch of Chryseobacterium indologenes DNA includes these proteins:
- the murG gene encoding undecaprenyldiphospho-muramoylpentapeptide beta-N-acetylglucosaminyltransferase: MNKKLKILLSGGGTGGHIFPAIAIADEIKKRFPDAEFLFIGANGKMEMEKVPQAGYKIEGIDIAGIDRGNLLSNLGLPFKIIKSLNRSKAIIKDFKPDVAIGTGGFASGPALYEATKLGVPVFIQEQNAHAGVTNKILSKAAKAIFTAYPKVAGFPVEKIKFLGNPIRSVIISGMQNTAQAKEKMGLNKDKLTILSVGGSLGSRTLNNAWKSHLKQIVDKDYQLIWQTGKLDYKDIIEETKGIDTGNIQIREFIKDMELAYSAADIIVSRAGAIAISELAVAQKPVLLVPFPFAAEDHQTKNAMNLVEKNAARMVKDSEMQEKFWNTLSEICENESVRKEMSNNLEYFAKPDATKEIVDEIFKVIKR; encoded by the coding sequence ATGAACAAAAAACTAAAAATACTACTATCAGGCGGAGGAACAGGAGGACACATCTTCCCTGCCATAGCCATCGCAGATGAAATCAAAAAAAGATTTCCTGATGCAGAATTTTTGTTCATTGGAGCCAACGGAAAAATGGAAATGGAAAAAGTTCCACAAGCCGGTTATAAAATTGAAGGAATTGATATTGCAGGAATCGACAGAGGAAATTTATTATCCAACTTAGGACTTCCTTTCAAGATTATAAAAAGTTTAAACAGATCAAAAGCCATCATCAAAGACTTTAAGCCGGACGTTGCTATCGGAACAGGAGGGTTTGCAAGTGGGCCCGCTTTATACGAAGCTACTAAATTGGGAGTTCCCGTTTTTATTCAGGAACAAAATGCTCATGCTGGGGTAACGAATAAAATTTTAAGCAAAGCCGCTAAAGCGATATTCACAGCCTATCCTAAAGTAGCAGGCTTCCCGGTAGAAAAGATAAAGTTTCTGGGAAATCCGATCCGTTCTGTCATTATTTCAGGAATGCAGAACACTGCTCAGGCAAAAGAAAAAATGGGATTAAATAAAGATAAGCTTACCATTTTATCAGTAGGTGGATCTTTAGGCTCCAGAACATTAAATAATGCATGGAAATCTCATTTAAAGCAAATTGTAGATAAAGATTATCAGCTGATATGGCAAACAGGAAAGCTTGATTATAAAGATATTATCGAAGAAACAAAAGGTATTGATACCGGAAATATTCAGATCCGTGAGTTTATTAAAGACATGGAACTGGCTTATTCAGCAGCAGATATCATTGTTTCGAGAGCCGGAGCCATTGCCATTTCAGAGCTGGCAGTAGCACAGAAGCCGGTATTGCTGGTTCCTTTTCCTTTTGCAGCGGAAGACCATCAAACCAAAAATGCAATGAATCTGGTAGAAAAAAATGCAGCCAGAATGGTAAAAGACTCTGAAATGCAGGAAAAATTCTGGAATACATTATCAGAAATCTGCGAAAATGAAAGCGTAAGAAAAGAAATGTCCAACAATCTTGAATATTTTGCTAAACCAGATGCCACAAAAGAGATTGTAGATGAGATATTTAAAGTGATTAAAAGATAA
- a CDS encoding penicillin-binding transpeptidase domain-containing protein, whose protein sequence is MQKQNEYDNKRKKTLRWGYLFAVVALCVFVMFLARIVILQNTNVQEIKDDYINKNYREATLKAARGNLFASDGSILATTVMRYDIYLDFKTMKDTIYSNNIGALTDSLSKMFGKSRGEFRQKFDEQKKKKNQYYTLVKGLDFDQYDRIRNFPIFKRGKNKGGFIVDRNYKRELATSEIGAGTIGMDNGELKSGLEGAFSKYLTGTDGKRLEQRINSSQWKPIDFWKVQEPIDGEDVYTTLDLRIQDIAHSALQKQLIHYEAKHGTVVVMEVETGKVRALVNLRRTESGDYEDSYNYALKDNIEPGSTFKTISLLAAMDDGFIDENSTVNVGNGVWTYAKQRISDGHGGGTYDISDVLAKSSNVGTAKLITKFYAEKPQIFLDHLKRWKLFDKMDIELPGITKPKIVTPENKRWNAATLASISYGYSSNINLLQLATFYNGVANGGKMLKPLFIDKIMKDGKVMYSAKPEVMVNKMASEKAIKMMTSALTKAVEKGTGRSIFTPNLKMAGKTGTARFEYWLPGPMKYRASFAGFYPADAPKYTCYVMVSEPNTAIGFYGGPVAAPVFKEIAGKTFLKTPQNIEKEMLVDKKVNLSKMVEPNVKVAVTDKQMPNVVGLIGKNVIPQLENLGYRVDFKGVGRIKEQFPLEGTTISKNQRIYLSLQN, encoded by the coding sequence ATGCAAAAGCAAAATGAATACGACAATAAACGTAAAAAAACGTTACGATGGGGCTACCTCTTTGCAGTGGTAGCTTTGTGCGTGTTTGTAATGTTCTTGGCAAGGATTGTCATCCTTCAGAATACCAATGTTCAGGAAATTAAAGATGATTACATCAACAAAAACTATCGTGAAGCCACTTTAAAAGCTGCCCGTGGTAACTTATTTGCATCCGATGGATCTATTTTGGCCACCACTGTAATGCGCTATGACATCTATCTTGACTTCAAAACGATGAAAGATACGATTTACAGCAACAACATCGGAGCTTTAACCGATTCTCTGAGCAAAATGTTCGGAAAATCAAGAGGAGAATTCAGACAAAAATTTGATGAGCAGAAAAAAAAGAAAAACCAATATTACACGCTGGTAAAAGGACTTGATTTTGACCAATACGACAGAATCAGAAATTTTCCGATCTTCAAAAGAGGTAAAAATAAAGGGGGTTTCATTGTAGACAGAAATTACAAAAGAGAGCTTGCCACTTCAGAAATCGGAGCCGGAACCATTGGTATGGATAACGGCGAATTAAAATCCGGATTAGAAGGCGCTTTCTCAAAATATTTAACAGGTACTGACGGAAAAAGATTAGAACAGAGAATAAATTCTTCACAATGGAAACCTATTGACTTCTGGAAAGTTCAGGAACCTATTGATGGAGAAGATGTATATACTACCTTAGATCTTAGAATTCAAGACATTGCACACTCTGCATTACAGAAGCAGCTAATTCATTACGAAGCGAAGCACGGAACTGTAGTGGTGATGGAAGTAGAAACCGGAAAAGTGCGTGCCTTAGTCAACTTAAGAAGAACTGAATCAGGAGATTACGAAGACTCTTACAACTATGCGTTAAAAGATAATATCGAACCGGGTTCCACCTTCAAAACCATTTCGCTTTTAGCAGCAATGGATGATGGGTTCATCGACGAAAATTCAACGGTAAACGTAGGGAACGGAGTTTGGACCTACGCAAAACAGAGAATTTCCGACGGTCATGGCGGAGGAACATACGACATCAGTGATGTTTTGGCCAAATCCAGTAACGTAGGAACAGCAAAACTTATTACAAAATTTTATGCTGAAAAACCACAAATTTTCCTGGATCATTTAAAACGTTGGAAATTATTCGACAAAATGGATATCGAACTTCCTGGAATCACAAAACCAAAGATCGTAACTCCTGAAAATAAAAGATGGAATGCCGCCACATTAGCCTCTATCTCTTATGGATATTCTTCAAACATTAACCTGCTACAATTAGCAACATTCTACAATGGTGTAGCTAACGGAGGTAAAATGCTTAAGCCATTATTCATCGATAAAATCATGAAAGACGGAAAGGTAATGTATAGTGCAAAACCTGAAGTAATGGTAAACAAAATGGCATCTGAAAAAGCTATTAAAATGATGACCAGCGCATTAACCAAAGCTGTAGAAAAAGGAACAGGACGAAGCATATTCACCCCTAACCTGAAAATGGCAGGGAAAACAGGAACTGCAAGATTTGAATACTGGCTTCCTGGTCCAATGAAGTACCGAGCATCATTCGCAGGATTTTATCCCGCAGATGCTCCAAAATATACATGCTATGTGATGGTAAGTGAGCCCAATACTGCAATTGGGTTTTATGGAGGACCTGTAGCAGCACCGGTGTTTAAAGAAATAGCAGGAAAAACCTTCCTGAAAACACCGCAGAACATTGAAAAAGAAATGCTCGTAGACAAAAAGGTAAACCTCAGCAAAATGGTGGAACCTAATGTAAAAGTAGCCGTCACTGATAAGCAAATGCCCAATGTAGTAGGATTGATCGGTAAAAACGTCATCCCGCAATTGGAAAACTTAGGATACCGTGTCGATTTTAAAGGAGTTGGAAGAATCAAAGAACAATTCCCATTAGAAGGCACCACAATCAGTAAGAACCAGAGAATATATTTATCTCTACAAAATTAA
- a CDS encoding GxxExxY protein yields the protein MIENEISGIVFDAGMKIHRTLGIGLYENVYEECLVYELEKRGLNVEYQKNIDIKYEELNLSKAFRVDLLIENKVIIEIKAVPEINDYHFFQLLNYLRITDKKLGMILNFHSMLFKNGVKRVVNKL from the coding sequence ATGATAGAAAATGAAATTTCAGGTATTGTTTTCGATGCCGGAATGAAAATACATCGTACGCTTGGAATAGGACTTTATGAAAATGTATATGAAGAATGTTTAGTCTATGAACTGGAAAAAAGAGGATTAAATGTAGAATATCAAAAAAATATTGATATTAAATATGAAGAATTAAACCTCTCTAAAGCGTTCAGAGTAGATTTATTAATTGAAAACAAAGTAATAATTGAAATAAAAGCAGTTCCGGAAATTAATGATTATCATTTCTTTCAGCTTTTAAATTATTTGAGAATAACAGATAAAAAATTGGGAATGATTTTAAATTTTCATTCAATGTTATTTAAAAATGGTGTAAAACGAGTTGTAAATAAATTATAA
- the mraY gene encoding phospho-N-acetylmuramoyl-pentapeptide-transferase: protein MLYYLYEYLTDHGIHVPGLGMLKYISFRAGMAVLFSLIIALVYGKRVINYLRTKQMGELVRDLGLDGQKQKEGTPTMGGLIIILATIIPVLLFTRITNVYIVLLLVSMFWMGAIGFLDDYLKKIKKNKDGLSGKFKIVGQVGLGLIVGITMYFHPDITVKRKYADAKVVNRNNVEQNFMPTEKITVSTVPFAKNNEFDYSGILFWMNEKDAHEWAWIVFIPIVIFIVTAVSNGANITDGIDGLAAGTSAIILLTLALFAYLSGNIIFADYLNIMFLPNMGETTIFAVAMVGAVIGFFWYNTYPAQVFMGDTGSLMLGGVIAVLAIILRKELLIPVLCGIFLIENLSVMLQVIVFKYRKKKYGLEYAQNNRLFKMSPLHHHYQKDGFHESKIVNRMIIIGVILAIVCLITLKMR, encoded by the coding sequence ATGCTATACTATCTATACGAATATCTAACAGACCATGGAATTCACGTTCCGGGATTAGGAATGTTGAAATACATCTCCTTCCGTGCAGGAATGGCAGTATTGTTCTCTTTAATTATTGCTCTTGTCTACGGAAAAAGAGTCATCAATTACCTGAGAACAAAACAAATGGGTGAATTAGTCCGTGATCTTGGATTGGACGGCCAGAAACAAAAAGAAGGAACTCCTACTATGGGAGGGCTTATCATTATTTTGGCGACCATTATTCCCGTATTGCTTTTTACAAGAATTACGAACGTATATATTGTCTTGCTGCTGGTTTCAATGTTTTGGATGGGAGCTATCGGGTTCCTTGATGATTATTTAAAGAAAATCAAGAAAAATAAAGACGGATTAAGCGGTAAATTCAAAATTGTAGGACAGGTTGGTTTAGGCTTAATTGTCGGAATCACAATGTATTTCCACCCAGACATTACCGTTAAAAGAAAATATGCTGATGCAAAAGTGGTAAACAGAAACAACGTAGAGCAAAACTTCATGCCTACAGAGAAAATCACAGTTTCTACAGTACCATTCGCGAAAAACAATGAGTTTGATTACAGCGGAATCCTGTTTTGGATGAATGAAAAAGATGCCCACGAATGGGCATGGATTGTCTTTATCCCTATCGTGATCTTCATTGTAACAGCCGTTTCCAATGGAGCTAATATTACGGACGGAATAGACGGGCTCGCCGCAGGAACCAGTGCCATAATACTGCTCACTCTCGCGCTTTTCGCCTATCTTTCAGGAAACATCATCTTCGCAGACTATCTGAATATCATGTTCCTTCCGAATATGGGAGAAACCACCATATTTGCGGTCGCAATGGTAGGAGCCGTAATTGGATTCTTCTGGTATAACACCTATCCTGCTCAGGTTTTCATGGGAGATACGGGAAGTTTAATGTTAGGAGGGGTAATTGCTGTTTTAGCCATTATTCTAAGAAAAGAACTGTTGATTCCTGTTTTATGCGGAATCTTCCTGATTGAAAACCTATCGGTAATGCTTCAGGTAATTGTTTTCAAATACAGAAAGAAAAAATATGGGTTGGAATATGCCCAAAACAATAGACTATTCAAAATGTCACCATTACACCACCATTATCAGAAAGACGGATTTCACGAAAGTAAAATCGTTAACAGAATGATTATCATAGGAGTAATACTGGCCATTGTTTGTCTGATCACCTTAAAAATGAGATAA
- the murC gene encoding UDP-N-acetylmuramate--L-alanine ligase yields the protein MKNLETYQNFYFVGIGGIGMSALARYFHASGKKVLGYDKTNTKLTQNLMKEGIDIVFEDLIDEKITSLQKENTLVIYTPAIKTLGILDYFNQNQFEVLKRAKVLGLITENTDCIAVAGTHGKTTTSTLVSHLCKEADLPFSCFLGGISENFKSNFLYNGSTYSVVEADEYDRSFLNLSPNWAVVTSTDADHLDIYGDKSHIEEGFKQFAALVPEDKQLFVRKGIEIGRAHQTYAVNEKADYYSDNLRMDHDKIYFDFHTPTETIKDFVWEIPGIHNVENATVALAILHNLGADFDTLKKAIANFKGIKRRYTKHIYENGKIYIDDYAHHPTEINAVMGSVKTFYPDKKLLVVFQPHLFSRTRDFADGFAESLSNADELILLDIYPARELQENFEGITSSWLLDKVTLDKKEGSTLSDAFEKIKEKDFDILLTVGAGNIDTLYDPICEWIEKI from the coding sequence ATGAAGAATTTAGAAACATATCAAAACTTTTACTTCGTTGGAATCGGAGGTATAGGAATGAGTGCATTGGCACGTTACTTCCATGCATCCGGAAAAAAAGTATTGGGTTATGATAAAACCAATACCAAGCTTACTCAAAACCTGATGAAGGAAGGAATTGATATTGTTTTCGAAGATCTTATTGACGAGAAAATAACTTCTCTTCAAAAAGAAAATACTTTGGTTATTTATACGCCGGCTATCAAAACATTGGGGATTTTAGATTACTTCAATCAGAATCAGTTTGAAGTTTTGAAACGTGCAAAAGTGTTAGGATTAATCACTGAAAATACAGACTGTATTGCAGTAGCAGGAACTCACGGTAAAACAACCACTTCTACCCTTGTTTCTCACTTATGCAAAGAAGCAGACCTTCCATTCTCATGCTTTTTAGGAGGCATTTCTGAGAATTTTAAGTCAAACTTCCTGTACAACGGGTCAACCTATTCAGTAGTGGAAGCAGATGAATATGACAGAAGCTTCCTGAACCTTTCTCCGAATTGGGCGGTAGTGACTTCAACAGACGCAGACCATCTGGATATTTATGGTGATAAAAGCCATATTGAAGAAGGCTTCAAGCAATTTGCAGCCTTAGTTCCGGAAGACAAACAGCTGTTTGTAAGAAAAGGGATTGAAATCGGAAGAGCACACCAGACTTACGCTGTAAATGAAAAGGCAGATTACTACTCGGATAACCTCAGAATGGATCATGATAAGATCTATTTTGATTTTCATACGCCAACAGAAACCATAAAAGATTTTGTTTGGGAAATCCCTGGAATCCATAATGTGGAAAATGCCACAGTAGCACTGGCAATTTTACACAATTTGGGCGCAGATTTTGATACGCTGAAAAAGGCAATTGCCAATTTTAAAGGAATTAAAAGAAGATATACCAAGCATATTTACGAAAACGGTAAAATTTATATTGATGATTATGCTCATCATCCTACAGAAATCAATGCGGTAATGGGTTCTGTCAAAACATTTTATCCTGATAAAAAACTATTGGTAGTCTTCCAGCCGCACCTGTTCAGCAGAACAAGGGATTTTGCAGATGGATTTGCAGAAAGCCTGAGCAATGCAGATGAATTGATCTTATTGGATATTTATCCGGCAAGGGAGCTTCAGGAGAACTTTGAAGGAATTACTTCAAGCTGGCTGTTAGATAAAGTAACATTGGATAAAAAAGAAGGATCCACTTTATCCGATGCTTTTGAAAAAATAAAAGAAAAAGACTTTGACATCCTTCTCACTGTAGGAGCAGGAAATATAGACACTCTATATGACCCGATCTGTGAATGGATAGAGAAAATTTAA
- a CDS encoding UDP-N-acetylmuramoyl-L-alanyl-D-glutamate--2,6-diaminopimelate ligase has translation MIITELVNRIPVLEIHGDNNREVSELVFDSRKVTENSLYIAMRGTVVDGHSFIASSIEKGATTIVCEEFPETLAENVTYIKVKDSAKALGHLASNFYGNPSKKLKLIGVTGTNGKTSVSTLLFDVFKNLGYDSALLSTVEIRIGEEIIPATHTTPDVITINKILAEAVEKGCEFAFMEVSSHGIAQNRIEGLHFKVAGFTNLTHDHLDYHKTFEEYLKTKKRFFDELEDTAIAITNVDDKNGNVMLQNTKATKKSYALKTMADYHGKLLEVDFNGMLLNFNGKEFWTTLTGKFNVYNLLLVFGIAEELGFAQDEILQAISKLKRVSGRFETMKSDGGIFFIVDYAHTPDALENILDSINDIRTKNERLITVFGCGGDRDHSKRPEMGNIATKKSTLAIITSDNPRTEDPGQIIKEIEAGVEPQNFSKYTSIPDRKEAIKMAIKFAEPKDIVLVAGKGHENYQEINGVKHHFDDKEVINELWKLMSK, from the coding sequence ATGATAATAACAGAATTAGTAAACAGAATCCCAGTACTAGAAATCCACGGTGACAATAACCGCGAGGTATCAGAACTGGTGTTCGATAGCAGAAAGGTTACGGAAAACTCTCTTTACATTGCAATGAGAGGAACAGTGGTGGATGGACACTCATTCATTGCATCTTCTATTGAAAAAGGAGCAACAACAATTGTTTGTGAAGAATTCCCTGAAACACTGGCAGAAAATGTAACTTATATCAAAGTGAAAGACTCTGCAAAAGCTTTAGGTCACCTTGCTTCGAACTTCTACGGAAATCCGTCTAAAAAGCTGAAACTGATCGGCGTTACCGGAACCAACGGAAAAACCTCTGTTTCTACCCTGCTTTTTGATGTTTTCAAGAATTTAGGATATGATTCTGCTTTATTATCAACCGTTGAAATAAGAATTGGAGAAGAAATTATTCCTGCAACACATACCACTCCGGATGTAATTACCATCAACAAAATCTTGGCTGAAGCAGTTGAGAAAGGATGTGAATTTGCCTTCATGGAAGTAAGCTCTCACGGAATTGCTCAAAACAGAATTGAAGGACTACACTTCAAAGTAGCCGGATTTACCAATCTTACCCACGATCATTTAGATTATCATAAAACATTCGAAGAATACCTAAAAACTAAAAAAAGATTCTTTGATGAATTAGAAGATACAGCTATTGCCATCACCAACGTAGATGATAAAAACGGTAATGTCATGCTTCAGAATACAAAGGCTACAAAGAAGTCTTACGCTTTGAAAACAATGGCAGACTACCACGGAAAACTACTGGAAGTTGATTTCAACGGAATGCTGCTGAACTTCAACGGAAAAGAATTCTGGACTACATTAACAGGAAAGTTCAATGTATATAACCTATTGTTGGTTTTCGGAATTGCAGAAGAACTTGGATTTGCACAGGATGAAATTCTTCAGGCCATCAGTAAGCTAAAAAGAGTTTCAGGAAGATTTGAAACCATGAAATCAGACGGTGGAATTTTCTTTATCGTAGACTATGCACACACACCGGATGCCTTAGAAAACATTCTGGACAGCATTAACGATATCAGAACCAAAAACGAAAGATTAATCACCGTTTTCGGTTGCGGAGGAGACAGAGATCATTCCAAAAGACCTGAAATGGGAAATATTGCCACTAAAAAATCAACCTTGGCAATCATCACTTCAGATAACCCGAGAACAGAAGATCCGGGACAGATTATCAAGGAAATTGAAGCAGGCGTTGAACCTCAGAACTTCAGCAAATACACTTCAATTCCGGACAGAAAAGAAGCCATCAAAATGGCGATAAAGTTTGCAGAACCTAAAGATATTGTTCTCGTTGCTGGAAAAGGCCACGAAAATTATCAGGAGATCAATGGCGTGAAACACCATTTTGATGACAAAGAAGTAATTAATGAGCTTTGGAAATTAATGAGCAAATAA
- a CDS encoding FtsW/RodA/SpoVE family cell cycle protein — MDEQNTETRFEFLKGDKVLWMVILVISIFSIFPVYSASSNLEYIVNNGTTTGHVIKHMFFVLLGLAIMRLVGTIKYEYIGKLSSILLGLMIVLLIVTMFTGQTIDGASASRWLKIPGTPISFQPSSFAFLMLIIYLCRYLTKKITRERLPIENIMYIFGPILLVFVLVAKDNGSTALMILMVSVIVLVVGQLHWKYIAGFISASFVAIVFFLLIALNTNMIGGNRVHTWMSRIETFTSSKAKTADTDDESVKAKNYQVMQAKAAIVHGGITGMGPGKSALKQMLPQSASDFIFAVIVEEYGVIGAAFLISLYLIMMIRIVMIASKMPAFFGSLLVLSLGVMIFIQLSVNIAVAVNLIPVTGQPLPLISYGGTSMLVTYLQLGIILNISSRIQIYDEEGMGKKQSIAEINDIA; from the coding sequence ATGGACGAGCAGAATACAGAAACCAGATTTGAATTTCTAAAGGGCGATAAAGTACTTTGGATGGTCATTCTTGTGATCTCCATTTTCTCTATTTTCCCTGTTTACTCTGCAAGTTCAAACCTGGAATATATTGTTAATAACGGAACCACCACGGGTCACGTTATCAAACACATGTTCTTCGTTCTTCTGGGACTGGCCATTATGAGGCTTGTAGGAACAATAAAATATGAATACATCGGAAAACTCAGCAGTATCCTGCTAGGTCTGATGATCGTTTTATTGATTGTAACCATGTTTACCGGACAAACCATTGATGGAGCCAGTGCTTCCCGATGGCTGAAAATTCCGGGGACACCTATCTCGTTCCAGCCGTCATCATTCGCCTTCCTGATGTTGATTATATATTTGTGCAGATATCTAACCAAGAAGATCACAAGAGAAAGGCTTCCGATAGAAAATATCATGTATATTTTCGGACCTATCCTTCTTGTTTTTGTGCTGGTAGCGAAAGATAACGGTTCTACAGCATTGATGATTCTGATGGTTTCAGTAATTGTTTTGGTTGTAGGGCAGCTTCACTGGAAATACATTGCGGGCTTTATCTCAGCCTCATTTGTAGCTATCGTATTCTTCCTGTTAATTGCACTGAATACCAATATGATTGGTGGAAACCGTGTTCACACATGGATGAGCCGTATTGAAACATTTACATCCAGTAAAGCAAAAACAGCAGATACTGATGATGAAAGTGTAAAAGCCAAAAACTATCAGGTAATGCAGGCCAAAGCAGCTATCGTACATGGTGGAATTACCGGAATGGGACCTGGAAAAAGCGCCTTAAAACAAATGCTCCCACAATCTGCTTCCGATTTCATCTTTGCAGTAATTGTAGAAGAATACGGAGTTATCGGAGCTGCGTTTTTAATCAGTCTCTATCTGATTATGATGATACGAATTGTGATGATCGCCAGTAAAATGCCAGCCTTCTTCGGATCATTGCTGGTGCTCAGTCTCGGGGTAATGATTTTTATACAGCTGTCGGTAAATATTGCCGTTGCCGTCAATCTGATCCCGGTAACAGGACAGCCGCTACCATTGATAAGTTACGGAGGAACATCAATGTTGGTAACCTATTTACAGTTAGGAATTATCTTAAATATAAGCTCCAGAATTCAGATTTACGATGAAGAAGGAATGGGCAAAAAACAAAGCATAGCAGAAATAAACGATATCGCATAA
- the murD gene encoding UDP-N-acetylmuramoyl-L-alanine--D-glutamate ligase — MKIVVLGGGESGCGAAYLAKKKGLEVFLSDKGAIKDNYKQFLTENGIEFEEGNHDEERILNADWIVKSPGIPKKAEIIHKIHEKGIRLSSEIEFASEFTDAKIIAITGSNGKTTTTSLIYYILKNDGLNVGLGGNIGYSFAKQVADENHEYYVLEVSSFQLDDIQNFRPYISLLLNLSQDHLDQYNYNYEEYALAKFRITENQENDNFFIYNKDDEMSKNLLEKLEIKAKMIPFSTKELLPEGGFVNNDQIVVKMKDEFSMKVEELSLLGNHNVANSLAASIAGKILKINNESIRHSLMTFQAVEHRLEFVTETDGVKYINDSKATNVNATYYALESMKTPTVWIVGGLDKGNDYTEIEDLVKRKVKAIVCLGVDNKKIIDFFKDKKEFIYDTSSMEEAVKISKSLAKKGDTVLLSPCCASFDLFKSYEDRGRQFKEQVLKANSH, encoded by the coding sequence ATGAAAATAGTTGTTTTAGGAGGAGGAGAAAGCGGATGTGGAGCTGCTTATTTGGCTAAAAAGAAAGGTCTGGAAGTATTTCTTTCAGATAAAGGAGCCATTAAAGATAACTATAAGCAGTTTCTTACCGAAAATGGAATTGAATTTGAAGAAGGAAACCACGATGAAGAAAGAATTTTAAATGCAGATTGGATTGTAAAAAGTCCAGGAATCCCAAAAAAGGCAGAGATCATCCACAAAATTCATGAAAAAGGAATCAGACTTTCCTCAGAAATTGAATTTGCTTCTGAATTTACAGATGCTAAGATCATTGCCATTACAGGAAGCAACGGAAAAACAACCACCACTTCCCTGATCTACTATATCCTGAAGAATGACGGATTAAACGTAGGGTTGGGAGGAAACATAGGATATAGCTTTGCAAAACAGGTTGCAGATGAAAACCATGAATATTACGTACTGGAAGTAAGTTCTTTCCAATTGGATGATATTCAAAACTTCAGACCTTATATTTCCTTACTGTTGAACTTATCTCAAGATCATCTGGATCAGTACAACTACAATTACGAGGAATATGCATTAGCAAAATTCAGAATCACTGAAAATCAGGAAAATGATAACTTCTTCATCTACAATAAAGATGATGAAATGAGTAAAAACCTGCTTGAAAAATTAGAAATAAAAGCGAAGATGATTCCTTTCTCCACGAAGGAATTACTTCCTGAAGGAGGTTTTGTAAATAATGATCAGATCGTGGTAAAAATGAAGGATGAATTCTCAATGAAAGTTGAAGAATTATCCTTGCTTGGAAACCATAACGTTGCCAATAGCTTAGCAGCATCTATTGCAGGTAAGATATTGAAAATAAACAACGAAAGCATAAGACATTCATTAATGACATTCCAGGCTGTAGAACACAGATTGGAATTCGTTACTGAAACAGATGGGGTAAAATACATCAACGACAGTAAGGCAACCAATGTGAATGCCACTTACTATGCTTTGGAAAGTATGAAAACCCCAACGGTATGGATCGTTGGCGGATTAGATAAAGGAAATGACTATACCGAAATTGAAGATTTAGTCAAAAGAAAAGTAAAAGCAATTGTTTGCCTTGGAGTAGACAATAAGAAGATCATAGATTTCTTTAAAGATAAAAAAGAGTTTATTTATGATACTTCAAGTATGGAAGAAGCCGTGAAAATATCAAAATCATTGGCTAAAAAAGGAGATACTGTTCTGCTTTCCCCATGTTGTGCAAGCTTTGATTTATTCAAAAGCTATGAAGACAGAGGACGTCAGTTTAAAGAGCAGGTATTAAAAGCCAATAGCCATTAG